A single Equus quagga isolate Etosha38 chromosome 8, UCLA_HA_Equagga_1.0, whole genome shotgun sequence DNA region contains:
- the POLM gene encoding DNA-directed DNA/RNA polymerase mu isoform X1, which translates to MLPKRRRTRVGSPGAAAPSAARFPGVAIYLAEPRMGRSRRAFLTRLALSKGFRVLDAYSPEVTHVVMEQTSAEEAICWQERRVAAFPPGCTHPALLDISWFTESMAAGQPVPVECRHRLEVAMPRKGPPSPVWMPSYACQRRTPLTHYNTSLSGPSLQEALETLAEAAGFEGSEGRFLSFCRAASVLKALTSPVTALSQLQGLPHFGEHSCRVVQELLEHGVCEEVERVRLSERYQTMKLFTQIFGVGVRTADRWYQEGLRTLDDLRGQPQRLTQQQKAGLQHYRDLSALVQRPDVDALQQVVEAAVGQALPGATVTLTGGFRRGKLQGHDVDFLITHPEEGREAGLLPRVMCCLKKQGLVLYHQHHRSEDPTHLTQQSHTMDAFERSFCIFRLPQPPGSAVGGPQRPCPAWKAVRVDLVAVPISQFPFALLGWTGSRHFERELRRFSWKERGLRLNSHGLFDPEQKTFFHAASEEDIFRHLGLEYLPPEQRNA; encoded by the exons ATGCTCCCGAAACGGCGGCGAACACGGGTCGGGTCCCCCGGCGCCGCCGCCCCGTCCGCCGCGCGCTTCCCCGGCGTCGCCATCTACCTGGCCGAGCCGCGCATGGGCCGCAGCCGCCGGGCTTTCCTCACACGCCTGGCGCTCTCCAAGGGCTTCCGCGTCCTGGACGCCTACAG CCCCGAGGTGACACACGTGGTGATGGAGCAGACTTCCGCCGAGGAGGCCATCTGCTGGCAGGAGCGCAGGGTGGCGGCCTTTCCCCCAGGCTGCACTCACCCAGCGCTGCTGGATATAAGCTGGTTCACAGAGAGCATGGCAGCTGGGCAGCCCGTGCCTGTGGAGTGCCGGCACCGCCTGGAG GTGGCCATGCCCAGGAAGGGGCCGCCAAGCCCAGTGTGGATGCCGTCCTACGCCTGCCAGCGTCGCACACCCCTCACACACTACAACACCAGCCTCTCG GGTCCCTCCCTGCAGGAGGCTCTGGAGACGCTGGCAGAGGCAGCGGGCTTTGAAGGCAGTGAAGGCCGCTTCCTCTCCTTCTGCAGAGCAGCCTCCGTGCTCAAGGCCCTTACCAGCCCAGTCACAGCCCTGAGCCAGCTGCAGGGGCTGCCCCACTTTGGAGAACACTCCTGCAGGGTCGTCCAG GAGCTGCTGGAACACGGAGTGtgtgaggaggtggagagggtCCGGCTCTCAGAGAGGTACCAGACCATGAAG CTCTTCACCCAGATCTTTGGGGTTGGAGTAAGGACTGCTGACCGGTGGTACCAGGAAGGGCTGCGGACCCTGGATGACCTCCGAGGGCAGCCCCAGAGACTGACCCAGCAGCAGAAAGCAG GACTCCAGCACTACCGGGACCTGAGCGCCCTGGTCCAGCGTCCCGACGTGGACGCCCTGCAGCAGGTGGTGGAGGCAGCTGTGGGGCAGGCCCTTCCTGGGGCCACTGTCACGCTGACTGGCGGCTTCCGGAG GGGGAAGTTGCAGGGCCACGACGTGGACTTCCTCATCACCCACCCCGAGGAGGGCCGGGAGGCGGGGCTGCTGCCCAGAGTGATGTGCTGCCTGAAGAAGCAG GGCCTTGTCCTGTACCACCAGCACCACCGAAGTGAAGACCCCACCCACCTGACCCAGCAGAGCCACACCATGGATGCCTTTGAGAGGAGTTTCTGCATTTTCCGCCTACCGCAACCCCCAGGGTCTGCTGTCGGGGGGCCCCAGCGGCCCTGCCCCGCCTGGAAGGCCGTGCGGGTGGACCTGGTGGCTGTCCCCATCAGCCAGTTCCCCTTTGCGCTGCTTGGCTGGACTGGCTCTAGG CATTTTGAGCGAGAGCTGCGCCGCTTCAGCTGGAAGGAGCGGGGGCTGCGGCTGAATAGCCATGGGCTGTTTGATCCGGAGCAG aagacATTTTTCCATGCGGCTTCTGAGGAAGACATCTTCAGACACCTGGGCCTTGAGTACCTTCCTCCAGAGCAGAGAAATGCCTGA
- the POLM gene encoding DNA-directed DNA/RNA polymerase mu isoform X2 has product MLPKRRRTRVGSPGAAAPSAARFPGVAIYLAEPRMGRSRRAFLTRLALSKGFRVLDAYSPEVTHVVMEQTSAEEAICWQERRVAAFPPGCTHPALLDISWFTESMAAGQPVPVECRHRLEVAMPRKGPPSPVWMPSYACQRRTPLTHYNTSLSEALETLAEAAGFEGSEGRFLSFCRAASVLKALTSPVTALSQLQGLPHFGEHSCRVVQELLEHGVCEEVERVRLSERYQTMKLFTQIFGVGVRTADRWYQEGLRTLDDLRGQPQRLTQQQKAGLQHYRDLSALVQRPDVDALQQVVEAAVGQALPGATVTLTGGFRRGKLQGHDVDFLITHPEEGREAGLLPRVMCCLKKQGLVLYHQHHRSEDPTHLTQQSHTMDAFERSFCIFRLPQPPGSAVGGPQRPCPAWKAVRVDLVAVPISQFPFALLGWTGSRHFERELRRFSWKERGLRLNSHGLFDPEQKTFFHAASEEDIFRHLGLEYLPPEQRNA; this is encoded by the exons ATGCTCCCGAAACGGCGGCGAACACGGGTCGGGTCCCCCGGCGCCGCCGCCCCGTCCGCCGCGCGCTTCCCCGGCGTCGCCATCTACCTGGCCGAGCCGCGCATGGGCCGCAGCCGCCGGGCTTTCCTCACACGCCTGGCGCTCTCCAAGGGCTTCCGCGTCCTGGACGCCTACAG CCCCGAGGTGACACACGTGGTGATGGAGCAGACTTCCGCCGAGGAGGCCATCTGCTGGCAGGAGCGCAGGGTGGCGGCCTTTCCCCCAGGCTGCACTCACCCAGCGCTGCTGGATATAAGCTGGTTCACAGAGAGCATGGCAGCTGGGCAGCCCGTGCCTGTGGAGTGCCGGCACCGCCTGGAG GTGGCCATGCCCAGGAAGGGGCCGCCAAGCCCAGTGTGGATGCCGTCCTACGCCTGCCAGCGTCGCACACCCCTCACACACTACAACACCAGCCTCTCG GAGGCTCTGGAGACGCTGGCAGAGGCAGCGGGCTTTGAAGGCAGTGAAGGCCGCTTCCTCTCCTTCTGCAGAGCAGCCTCCGTGCTCAAGGCCCTTACCAGCCCAGTCACAGCCCTGAGCCAGCTGCAGGGGCTGCCCCACTTTGGAGAACACTCCTGCAGGGTCGTCCAG GAGCTGCTGGAACACGGAGTGtgtgaggaggtggagagggtCCGGCTCTCAGAGAGGTACCAGACCATGAAG CTCTTCACCCAGATCTTTGGGGTTGGAGTAAGGACTGCTGACCGGTGGTACCAGGAAGGGCTGCGGACCCTGGATGACCTCCGAGGGCAGCCCCAGAGACTGACCCAGCAGCAGAAAGCAG GACTCCAGCACTACCGGGACCTGAGCGCCCTGGTCCAGCGTCCCGACGTGGACGCCCTGCAGCAGGTGGTGGAGGCAGCTGTGGGGCAGGCCCTTCCTGGGGCCACTGTCACGCTGACTGGCGGCTTCCGGAG GGGGAAGTTGCAGGGCCACGACGTGGACTTCCTCATCACCCACCCCGAGGAGGGCCGGGAGGCGGGGCTGCTGCCCAGAGTGATGTGCTGCCTGAAGAAGCAG GGCCTTGTCCTGTACCACCAGCACCACCGAAGTGAAGACCCCACCCACCTGACCCAGCAGAGCCACACCATGGATGCCTTTGAGAGGAGTTTCTGCATTTTCCGCCTACCGCAACCCCCAGGGTCTGCTGTCGGGGGGCCCCAGCGGCCCTGCCCCGCCTGGAAGGCCGTGCGGGTGGACCTGGTGGCTGTCCCCATCAGCCAGTTCCCCTTTGCGCTGCTTGGCTGGACTGGCTCTAGG CATTTTGAGCGAGAGCTGCGCCGCTTCAGCTGGAAGGAGCGGGGGCTGCGGCTGAATAGCCATGGGCTGTTTGATCCGGAGCAG aagacATTTTTCCATGCGGCTTCTGAGGAAGACATCTTCAGACACCTGGGCCTTGAGTACCTTCCTCCAGAGCAGAGAAATGCCTGA
- the POLM gene encoding DNA-directed DNA/RNA polymerase mu isoform X3: MRCLYSCGCPEVTHVVMEQTSAEEAICWQERRVAAFPPGCTHPALLDISWFTESMAAGQPVPVECRHRLEVAMPRKGPPSPVWMPSYACQRRTPLTHYNTSLSGPSLQEALETLAEAAGFEGSEGRFLSFCRAASVLKALTSPVTALSQLQGLPHFGEHSCRVVQELLEHGVCEEVERVRLSERYQTMKLFTQIFGVGVRTADRWYQEGLRTLDDLRGQPQRLTQQQKAGLQHYRDLSALVQRPDVDALQQVVEAAVGQALPGATVTLTGGFRRGKLQGHDVDFLITHPEEGREAGLLPRVMCCLKKQGLVLYHQHHRSEDPTHLTQQSHTMDAFERSFCIFRLPQPPGSAVGGPQRPCPAWKAVRVDLVAVPISQFPFALLGWTGSRHFERELRRFSWKERGLRLNSHGLFDPEQKTFFHAASEEDIFRHLGLEYLPPEQRNA, encoded by the exons ATGCGGTGTCTTTACAGCTGCGGATG CCCCGAGGTGACACACGTGGTGATGGAGCAGACTTCCGCCGAGGAGGCCATCTGCTGGCAGGAGCGCAGGGTGGCGGCCTTTCCCCCAGGCTGCACTCACCCAGCGCTGCTGGATATAAGCTGGTTCACAGAGAGCATGGCAGCTGGGCAGCCCGTGCCTGTGGAGTGCCGGCACCGCCTGGAG GTGGCCATGCCCAGGAAGGGGCCGCCAAGCCCAGTGTGGATGCCGTCCTACGCCTGCCAGCGTCGCACACCCCTCACACACTACAACACCAGCCTCTCG GGTCCCTCCCTGCAGGAGGCTCTGGAGACGCTGGCAGAGGCAGCGGGCTTTGAAGGCAGTGAAGGCCGCTTCCTCTCCTTCTGCAGAGCAGCCTCCGTGCTCAAGGCCCTTACCAGCCCAGTCACAGCCCTGAGCCAGCTGCAGGGGCTGCCCCACTTTGGAGAACACTCCTGCAGGGTCGTCCAG GAGCTGCTGGAACACGGAGTGtgtgaggaggtggagagggtCCGGCTCTCAGAGAGGTACCAGACCATGAAG CTCTTCACCCAGATCTTTGGGGTTGGAGTAAGGACTGCTGACCGGTGGTACCAGGAAGGGCTGCGGACCCTGGATGACCTCCGAGGGCAGCCCCAGAGACTGACCCAGCAGCAGAAAGCAG GACTCCAGCACTACCGGGACCTGAGCGCCCTGGTCCAGCGTCCCGACGTGGACGCCCTGCAGCAGGTGGTGGAGGCAGCTGTGGGGCAGGCCCTTCCTGGGGCCACTGTCACGCTGACTGGCGGCTTCCGGAG GGGGAAGTTGCAGGGCCACGACGTGGACTTCCTCATCACCCACCCCGAGGAGGGCCGGGAGGCGGGGCTGCTGCCCAGAGTGATGTGCTGCCTGAAGAAGCAG GGCCTTGTCCTGTACCACCAGCACCACCGAAGTGAAGACCCCACCCACCTGACCCAGCAGAGCCACACCATGGATGCCTTTGAGAGGAGTTTCTGCATTTTCCGCCTACCGCAACCCCCAGGGTCTGCTGTCGGGGGGCCCCAGCGGCCCTGCCCCGCCTGGAAGGCCGTGCGGGTGGACCTGGTGGCTGTCCCCATCAGCCAGTTCCCCTTTGCGCTGCTTGGCTGGACTGGCTCTAGG CATTTTGAGCGAGAGCTGCGCCGCTTCAGCTGGAAGGAGCGGGGGCTGCGGCTGAATAGCCATGGGCTGTTTGATCCGGAGCAG aagacATTTTTCCATGCGGCTTCTGAGGAAGACATCTTCAGACACCTGGGCCTTGAGTACCTTCCTCCAGAGCAGAGAAATGCCTGA